ATACCTGCTTTTGATATTCTGTTTCGGTTCAAGCGCACCTGGAGGAATATTCTACCCAGTGCTTGTGATTGGAGCATATATCGGTGCAATATTCAGCGCAATCGTCATTCCAATCTTTGGTTTGGACCCGATGATTGCATATAAGTTCATCATGATTTCAATGGCTGCAATGTTTGCAAGCTCTGTCAGAACCCCGATAACTGCAGTTGTATTGATTGCTGAAATGACTGGGGTCACAAACTCACTTGTAGCAATGATTGTGGTGACCATACTTGCATATATCATCCCAACAATACTTGGAAATGACCCAATCTATGAAACCTTGCTCATGAGACTATTGAAGAAGAACAAGGGAATTGACTTTGACAAGACAAAAAGCGTCTTGGAAGAGTATGTCGTTCCAATGGACTGTGCACTAATAGGCACTAAGATTTGGGAGCTTCCGATTCCTAAATCCGCTATGGTGGTATCTGTTGTAAGAAGCGGAAATACATTAATCCCAGATGAGGAATTGGAATTGAAATATGCTGATGAACTCTTCATTATCATGAACCAAAACACATACTCTGAAGACAATCAGAAAATAGAATCATTGATTTACAATAATTGGCAAGAGGAATAGGAAGAAAAAATAATAGGAATAGAGAATAGGGGAAGAAAGAATAATAAGGAGAAAATATTATGAGAATAGCTGTTGCTTCATCAAATGGAGAGGATTTGGATTTGCATTTTGGAAAAGCCCATTCATTATACGTTTATGAATATGATGAGGAAAAGGACGAATTCAATTTTTTAGACCAAAGAAATGTTGAAATTGAAGTTGACATGAAGCATCAAAATCCAAAGATTATCAAAGCCATTGAGGATTGTGAAGTGTGCATCTGTGAGCAATTCGGTCCAAAGGCACAGATATATGCAGAAGATGCTGGTTTAAAGTTAGTTAAAGAGGAAGGAACCGTTGAAGAGGCTTTGAGAAAATACATAGACCATGTGAATTTCATGAAAAACATTAAAATATGATCAAATGTAGAACAATGAAACTTAAATATATTGTTAGAATATCAACAATATTTAAATACTATGAAAATTATAACTAACTATAACCTTTATGGGCGGGTTTTAAACTTATTTAAAACTTTTATGATATTATTTTAATTTAAATGGATTGATTCCAGAGCAGGTAAAATATAGATTATAAAAATTATTTAGCTTATAATCAAATTTTATAACTATTTTTGTATCTATTTTTGATATAAGGCCACTTCAGATATCTAAAGTGACTATAGCCCATAGCCTGTGACTTTAATATTATATTTTTTTATTGATTTGATAATTATTTTAATCCGAATTCCAATTCAGGATTGAATATCGAATCAAAACTAAAACTCATATCATAGCCAGATTTCTATCTATTTTATATTATACTATAGTTTAGCCTTGGCTATGTTTTATTTGCAAACAAAAACAAAAAACAATTATTCTAAAAATAATTACGTCAAAAATATAGAGAGGAATGATATAAATGGCAAAGAAACAAAGACGTAGAGTACGTGACACTTGGAAGGAAAAATCTTGGTATACCATCAAAACTCCTGTAGCATTCGGAGACAAAGAAATTGGTACCACCCCTGCAAGAGACCCTGAACTTGTATACGGAAGAACCGTGGAAGTAACCATGAGAGAATTAACCGGTGACTTCTCAAAACAATACATCAAATTACAATTTGAAGTAAACGATGTAAACGGAAACATCGCAAACACCAAATTCACTGGACACAAAACCACTACTGATTACGTAAGAAGCATGATCAGAAGAGGAACCAGTAGA
This genomic window from Methanobrevibacter sp. contains:
- a CDS encoding NifB/NifX family molybdenum-iron cluster-binding protein, with product MRIAVASSNGEDLDLHFGKAHSLYVYEYDEEKDEFNFLDQRNVEIEVDMKHQNPKIIKAIEDCEVCICEQFGPKAQIYAEDAGLKLVKEEGTVEEALRKYIDHVNFMKNIKI
- a CDS encoding 30S ribosomal protein S3ae translates to MAKKQRRRVRDTWKEKSWYTIKTPVAFGDKEIGTTPARDPELVYGRTVEVTMRELTGDFSKQYIKLQFEVNDVNGNIANTKFTGHKTTTDYVRSMIRRGTSRIDAPVIVTTADERKLKLHVLAVTTRRAKSSQQKYMRETINELVTKVASEKTFDELVENSVNGRLASEIYHKAKKIYPLKRVEIIKSKVLE